Proteins encoded together in one Microcaecilia unicolor chromosome 3, aMicUni1.1, whole genome shotgun sequence window:
- the LOC115466141 gene encoding 60S ribosomal protein L5-like, giving the protein MGFVKVVKNKAYFKRYQVKFRRRREGKTDYYARKRLVIQDKNKYNTPKYRLIVRITNRDIVSQIAYARIEGDVIVCAAYSHELPKYGVKVGLTNYAAAYCTGLLLARRLLTKFGLDKIYEGQVEITGDEFNVESIEGQPSAFSCYLDAGLARTTTGNRVFSVLKGAVDGGLVIPHSTKRFPGYDAESKEFRAEVHRRYIYGQNVADYMKELAEEDEDTFKKQFSQYIKHGITSDLLETIYQKAHSSIRHDPIQEKKPQKELKCKRWNRGKLSQAQRKDRVTQKKASFLRALQAQAGN; this is encoded by the exons AGGGGAAGACAGATTACTATGCCCGAAAGCGCCTGGTGATTCAGGATAAGAATAAATACAACACCCCAAAATACCGTCTGATTGTGCGCATCACGAACCGGGATATTGTGAGTCAG ATAGCGTATGCCAGAATTGAGGGAGACGTCATTGTATGTGCTGCATACTCTCATGAACTCCCGAAATATGGCGTGAAAGTCGGGCTAACCAACTACGCAGCCGCGTACTGCACTGGGCTCTTGCTGGCCCGTAGG CTGCTGACTAAGTTTGGATTGGACAAGATTTATGAAGGGCAGGTGGAGATCACAGGTGATGAGTTCAACGTGGAGAGTATTGAAGGACAACCGAGTGCCTTTTCCTGCTACTTGGATGCTGGTCTGGCCAGAACCACTACTGGAAATCGCGTGTTCAGTGTTCTGAAAGGGGCTGTGGATGGAGGACTTGTCATTCCTCACAG TACCAAGCGCTTCCCTGGCTATGATGCAGAGAGCAAGGAGTTCAGGGCAGAGGTGCACCGCCGCTACATCTATGGCCAAAATGTGGCCGATTATATGAAAGAGTTGGCAGAGGAAGATGAAGATACTTTCAAGAAGCAGTTCTCACAATACATTAAACATGGCATTACTTCTGACTTG CTGGAGACAATATACCAAAAAGCACATTCCAGTATCCGCCATGATCCCATTCAGGAAAAGAAGCCCCAGAAAGAATTGAAATGCAAGCG ATGGAACAGAGGCAAGCTGTCCCAAGCTCAGCGAAAAGACCGTGTTACTCAGAAGAAGGCAAGCTTTCTACGTGCTCTCCAAGCACAGGCTGGGAATTAG